Proteins encoded in a region of the Equus asinus isolate D_3611 breed Donkey chromosome X, EquAss-T2T_v2, whole genome shotgun sequence genome:
- the FMR1NB gene encoding FMR1 neighbor protein translates to MLRMFGLGVISMIILGCLPIYCCSLCRRSKWTNHLRRKVNRVLKDWKKQRNRLKKDTEVVGAVMEDEKGLDDGKEQESKALLSQ, encoded by the exons ATGTTGCGGATGTTTGGGCTTGGTGTGATCAGCATGATCATCCTGGGATGTCTGCCCATTTattgctgctctctttgccggaGGAG CAAATGGACCAATCATTTACGAAGGAAAGTTAACAGAGTTTTAAAGGattggaagaaacaaagaaacagactAAAGAAGGATACTGAAGTAGTAGGGGCAGTAATGGAAGATGAGAAAGGACTAGATGATGGCAAGGAGCAGGAGTCTAAAG CATTACTTTCCCAGTGA